The sequence below is a genomic window from Shinella zoogloeoides.
GCCACACGCACAACGACCCGCAGCGCGGGCTCGAATACCTGAAGTTCCTCAACTCCAACCAGGCGGCCGGGCTGATCCTGTTCACCGGCATCCTGCCCTTCGGCCACCAGACCATGACGGCGCGCCTGCCGCCGAGCGTCGGCGTCTTCGAGCCGGTCTACAATGGCGGCATTCCCTATGTCGGCGTGGACGACATCGAGGGCGCGCGCAAGGCGGTCGACCTCCTCATCGCCGAGGGCCACCGCAAGATCGCCTTCATCGGCGATTCGCGCACGCGCCTTGCCTATAGCCGCCGCCGGCAGGGCTATGACGAGGGGCTGGACGCCGCGGGCGTACCGGTGGGCGAGCGCATCATCCTCGAAGGCGACGGGACCATCGAGAGCGGGCGGCTGGCGCTCGAACAGCTCTTCATGCGCGACACGCTGCCGAGCGCCTTCATGTGCGTCAACGACCAGACGGCGATCGGCGTGATCATCGGGCTCGGCGCGCGCGGCTACGACATCCCGACCGACTTCTCCGTCACCGGCTTCGACGACGTGCCGCAGGCGACCTTCATGACGCCCTCGCTCACCACGATCCGCCAGCCGCGCACCGCCATCGGCAAGAGCTCCATGGCGCTGCTGCTGGAACTGCTCTCCGGCAGCGAGCCGCCGGACGCGGAAATCCTGTTGACGCCCGACCTCATCGTGCGCAATTCGGTTTCGACGCCGGCACGGCGTTTCGTGAGGCGGTAACGGGCGCGGTGGTGGGGCGGCGAGATGCCTCT
It includes:
- a CDS encoding LacI family DNA-binding transcriptional regulator codes for the protein MSMSSPATIEDVARIAQVSIATVSRAIHTPEKVANSTRLKVNQAIAITGYTTNAMARSLRLGRSNMILVVAPDIGDPNFSNILIGLENEARAHGYGILIGHTHNDPQRGLEYLKFLNSNQAAGLILFTGILPFGHQTMTARLPPSVGVFEPVYNGGIPYVGVDDIEGARKAVDLLIAEGHRKIAFIGDSRTRLAYSRRRQGYDEGLDAAGVPVGERIILEGDGTIESGRLALEQLFMRDTLPSAFMCVNDQTAIGVIIGLGARGYDIPTDFSVTGFDDVPQATFMTPSLTTIRQPRTAIGKSSMALLLELLSGSEPPDAEILLTPDLIVRNSVSTPARRFVRR